CCGCGTCTGCAAAAAAGGATCAATTATCTCTCGCTGGTTGCGAATGTGGCTACACTTCTGGGGTTACTTGGAACGATTATGGGCCTTCAGCTTTCATTCAGCTCCTTAGCCGATGTTGACACTGCACAAAGAGCCTCAATGCTTGCCATGGGCATATCTCAGGCAATGAACACAACCGCTTTTGGTCTCATTGTAGCAGTGCCCTGTATGGTTATGTTTACTTTTCTATCGAATAAACAGCAGGCTCTGGTTAAAAATATCGATGAAGGTATCTCTCATCTCCTTTCTGCTTTAAAGGAGAGTGAGTGATGAGTTTTCTCTCATCATGCAAGACATTCACTCACCCGTCCGAGGCGGCTGATGTGGCCGATGTAGATGTTACTCCGGTGATGAATATGTTTATCATTCTTATTCCGTTTCTTGTGTCTATGGCTGTTTTCACCCAGCTTTCAATACACTCCTTCTCGGTTCCGCCAAACGTATCAGAAGCTTTGCAACAAACTGATGAAAAACCGAAGCTTAGACTTACTGTAGTTCTGGCCGAGCAGTATCTGGCACTTACGGTTGGAGATACAATGCTCGACTCTATTGGTGTGCAACCAGATAAAAGTCATTTTCAAGTACTAAGAGAGTCACTGCTAACCAATAGAAGTGGTCTGGATATTAAAGATGAGGTGGTTGTCGCAGTGCGCGATGCAATCAGATTTCAGGCCATTGTAAAAACAATGGATCTATGCAGAGAAGCCGGTTTTAGTCAGATTGGTGTATCAAGCGCTACAGAAAACCCTCTTGAGGGGATCTAAACTCCATACTCGTTAAGGAGAACTATGAGTGCGTTAAAAAACGTTTCAGCTTACGCAGAAAATAACTCTGGTGTGTTTAAACCTCAGCTAACCTCTCTTGTCGACGTGATGGTTATTCTGCTGGTTTTCCTTATTAAAAGTTTTTCTGTGGAGGGCTCGTTAGTAACTCCCGCTCAAAATGTAAACCTGCCATTGTCCTCTACAGACGAATCTGTCACTCAGATGGAAAGTATTGAGGTTACTACTGATGCAATACTTACCGATGGAGTAGAAATTGTCAGCCATAGTACCTATTTAAATAACGATACTCTCTTTATTGAACCACTCTATAACTGGATCAAATCAGAGTACGCGGAGGTTGATGAAGAGGAAACAAAGAGCATCATGCTTCAGTCGGATAAAGATATTGAATTCAACGTGATAAAAAGGATTATGTACACCTGCAGCAGAGCCGGTATAACCGACTTTACAGTCCTTGTACTAAATGAGGAGTAAGTATTGAAACTCAGCAGTGATGACCTGAAGTCAAAAGATAAACCGGTGATTGTTGATCATCTTTTCACAGCTGTACTCGTGATCGTAATGCTTCTTTTTGCCAAACTTGGACTTTCTTTCAGAGGAATTGAACCCCCCGAACAAAAGAGCAGTCCTGAGCACAGGGAGATAGTTACTCAGTTTATGGTAGAGGAGCAGAAACCTCAGCCACCTCCGGTTGAAGAACAGCCGGTAAAAGAGGAGAAACCAAAAGAGCCGGAGAAAAAAGAGGAGAAACCTCCGGAAATTATTGACCTCACTGAACCTGTGCCCGAAGAGAGTGTT
The sequence above is a segment of the Chitinispirillales bacterium ANBcel5 genome. Coding sequences within it:
- a CDS encoding biopolymer transporter ExbD translates to MSALKNVSAYAENNSGVFKPQLTSLVDVMVILLVFLIKSFSVEGSLVTPAQNVNLPLSSTDESVTQMESIEVTTDAILTDGVEIVSHSTYLNNDTLFIEPLYNWIKSEYAEVDEEETKSIMLQSDKDIEFNVIKRIMYTCSRAGITDFTVLVLNEE
- a CDS encoding biopolymer transporter ExbD, which gives rise to MSFLSSCKTFTHPSEAADVADVDVTPVMNMFIILIPFLVSMAVFTQLSIHSFSVPPNVSEALQQTDEKPKLRLTVVLAEQYLALTVGDTMLDSIGVQPDKSHFQVLRESLLTNRSGLDIKDEVVVAVRDAIRFQAIVKTMDLCREAGFSQIGVSSATENPLEGI